In Butyricicoccus intestinisimiae, a single genomic region encodes these proteins:
- a CDS encoding RluA family pseudouridine synthase, with translation MKQFTISKNDSGQRLNKFLEKAVPLLPGGMMHKYIRIKRIKVNGKRTDFAYRLQQGDILQLYINDEFFGKPKKHSEEESYLHAKPNIDVIYEDQHILLVNKPAGLVVHADDSGTSDTLIARIQAYLYQYGRWDPNKEASFTPSLCNRIDRGTSGIVIAAKTAEALRVMNQKIRDRELHKSYLCVACGHVRPRDGRIKNYILRHESEHRVSVHDHPVAGARTAITQYRVLKETPELSLVECDLITGRTHQLRAQFSHMGHPLLGDSKYGKNDMNRKYHRKSQALCSYKLRFDFTTDAGSLGYLNHKVFTAPRVEFVSLFED, from the coding sequence GTGAAACAGTTCACCATCAGCAAAAATGACAGCGGCCAACGCTTGAATAAATTTTTAGAAAAAGCCGTCCCCCTGCTGCCCGGCGGCATGATGCACAAGTACATCCGCATCAAGCGCATCAAAGTCAACGGCAAGCGCACAGACTTCGCCTATCGGTTGCAGCAGGGCGATATTCTACAGCTGTACATCAATGATGAGTTTTTCGGAAAGCCGAAAAAGCACAGCGAGGAGGAATCGTACCTGCACGCCAAGCCGAACATCGATGTCATCTACGAAGATCAGCACATTCTTCTCGTCAACAAGCCTGCCGGACTTGTCGTACACGCCGATGACAGCGGCACCAGCGATACACTCATCGCCCGCATCCAAGCATATTTATATCAGTACGGCCGCTGGGACCCAAACAAAGAGGCATCGTTTACGCCGTCTCTGTGCAACCGCATTGACCGCGGCACCTCCGGCATTGTGATTGCCGCCAAGACCGCAGAAGCATTGCGCGTCATGAATCAGAAAATTCGAGACCGCGAGCTGCACAAGAGCTATTTATGTGTTGCCTGCGGCCACGTCCGCCCGCGCGACGGACGCATCAAGAACTATATTCTGCGCCACGAGAGCGAACACCGCGTTTCGGTGCACGACCATCCGGTTGCCGGTGCACGCACGGCAATCACCCAGTACCGCGTATTAAAAGAAACGCCGGAGTTATCTCTGGTCGAGTGCGATTTGATTACCGGCCGCACCCATCAGCTGCGCGCGCAGTTTTCCCACATGGGGCATCCGCTGCTCGGTGACAGCAAATACGGAAAAAATGACATGAACCGCAAATATCACCGCAAGTCGCAGGCACTTTGTTCCTACAAGCTGCGCTTTGATTTCACAACAGATGCCGGTTCGCTCGGCTATCTCAACCACAAGGTATTCACTGCGCCGCGCGTAGAATTTGTCTCGTTGTTTGAGGACTAA
- a CDS encoding bifunctional glycosyltransferase family 2/GtrA family protein yields MNIAVLIPSLDPNERLGTLVSALRQRGVTQLVVIDDGSAARTQPIFDLCASLGCIVVHHDRNRGKGEALRTGLRAAREHFPNLAGVVTADGDGQHRVNDILRVAHALETTASGLILGTRDFSGSHVPFRSRFGNRFSSLFFRLSAGVSCPDTQTGLRGIPAALFDFALSVSGSRYEYEMNLLFSAAQQHIPLRYIPIETVYEDNNSVSHFRPLRDSARIYAAPLRFAIVSLSSFFIDILLFSLFALLLPSRTAQAILTATFGARVCSGIYNFLLNRHWSFSSTRDSWHAQGIRYLILFLCQMLVSGSAVWLLSFLPLPLTLIKILVDTILFCISYFIQHNWVFRK; encoded by the coding sequence TTGAATATCGCCGTTCTCATTCCCTCTCTCGATCCGAACGAGCGCCTTGGCACGCTGGTCTCTGCGCTGCGCCAGCGCGGCGTGACGCAGCTCGTTGTCATTGATGACGGCAGTGCTGCGCGCACGCAGCCGATTTTTGACCTCTGCGCTTCTCTTGGCTGTATTGTTGTGCATCACGACCGCAATCGCGGAAAAGGCGAGGCACTGCGCACCGGACTGCGTGCCGCACGCGAGCATTTTCCGAATCTTGCCGGCGTTGTCACCGCAGACGGCGACGGTCAGCATCGCGTCAACGATATTCTCCGCGTGGCGCACGCTCTGGAAACGACAGCAAGCGGCCTTATCCTCGGCACACGCGATTTTTCCGGCAGCCATGTCCCATTTCGCAGCCGATTCGGAAATCGCTTCTCCTCGCTGTTTTTCCGTCTTTCTGCAGGTGTCAGCTGTCCGGACACACAGACCGGTCTGCGCGGCATTCCCGCCGCACTGTTTGATTTTGCTCTGTCGGTTTCCGGCAGCCGGTACGAGTACGAGATGAACCTGTTATTTTCCGCCGCGCAGCAGCACATCCCGCTCCGATACATTCCCATCGAGACGGTATATGAGGATAACAATTCTGTCTCTCATTTTCGCCCGCTACGCGATTCCGCCCGCATTTATGCTGCGCCGCTGCGCTTTGCCATCGTTTCTCTGAGTAGTTTTTTCATTGACATTTTATTGTTTTCTCTGTTCGCGCTTTTGCTGCCGTCTCGGACGGCGCAGGCGATTTTAACTGCAACCTTTGGCGCACGGGTGTGTTCCGGCATATACAACTTCCTGCTCAACCGGCATTGGAGCTTTTCCAGCACCCGAGATTCTTGGCACGCGCAGGGAATCCGGTATCTGATTCTGTTTTTGTGTCAAATGTTGGTGAGCGGCAGTGCCGTTTGGCTGCTGTCCTTCCTGCCGCTCCCGTTGACGCTGATTAAAATTCTCGTTGATACCATTTTGTTCTGTATCAGCTATTTCATCCAGCACAACTGGGTATTCCGCAAATAA